From one Arenicella chitinivorans genomic stretch:
- a CDS encoding D-alanyl-D-alanine carboxypeptidase, with protein sequence MMRGCLVCIVLTCFFVAANVDAARFKSHELTDQDAVLVLDADDATLFDWRSEQPLIPASLTKLVTAYLAMEKWGASHQFRTAFYYQDQTLWIQGFGDPYLVSEEIEHIAAALVAREVADVKTIRTDSHFFDLEAIPGRSRVDDPYNAPLAALSANFNTVMLQRHGQQVVSAEPQTPLTPLAEAFGAKVGTKVSRINLISAQNAQRYFAELLAAKAGWSSPKIEVDQRVPSGLKAAYVHVNSRNLAETLRGALEYSNNVIANHLFLKLAETPESQQVSFEVAVTAAETRLKSQFGWSNFVMRDGAGLTRDNRFSARQLAQILGEFQVHRHLLKPYLTQRDDVRVYAKTGTLDGVHSFAGYIELDQRPLRFVFIFNRPMPYQFRQHLLRDLVTALQAGTLRSEVR encoded by the coding sequence ATGATGCGTGGATGCCTGGTTTGCATCGTTTTGACGTGCTTTTTTGTGGCCGCCAATGTGGATGCAGCGCGATTCAAGTCGCATGAGTTGACTGATCAAGATGCGGTGCTGGTGTTGGACGCCGACGATGCAACGCTGTTCGATTGGCGTAGTGAGCAGCCCCTGATTCCGGCCTCGCTGACCAAGTTAGTGACTGCGTATCTGGCAATGGAAAAGTGGGGAGCATCACATCAATTTAGAACCGCGTTTTACTACCAGGACCAAACTCTTTGGATACAAGGTTTTGGTGATCCATACCTGGTTTCTGAGGAAATCGAGCATATCGCCGCTGCTCTGGTTGCGCGGGAGGTCGCAGACGTCAAGACTATCCGAACCGACAGTCATTTCTTTGATCTTGAGGCAATTCCGGGGCGCAGTCGAGTTGATGACCCGTACAATGCACCGCTTGCCGCGTTGAGCGCTAACTTTAATACGGTAATGTTGCAGCGGCACGGTCAGCAGGTGGTGAGTGCTGAACCGCAGACACCATTAACTCCTCTGGCTGAGGCATTCGGTGCCAAAGTGGGTACCAAAGTCAGTCGAATCAACTTGATCTCCGCACAGAATGCGCAACGCTATTTTGCCGAGCTTCTGGCTGCCAAAGCGGGTTGGTCATCGCCGAAAATCGAAGTTGATCAGCGCGTGCCGAGCGGCCTCAAAGCGGCCTACGTGCATGTCAACTCACGGAATCTGGCCGAGACTTTGCGCGGTGCACTCGAATACTCGAACAATGTGATTGCCAATCACCTGTTTCTCAAGCTTGCGGAAACGCCAGAATCGCAGCAGGTGAGTTTTGAGGTGGCGGTTACTGCGGCAGAAACAAGGTTGAAAAGCCAGTTTGGTTGGTCGAACTTTGTTATGCGTGATGGCGCTGGTTTAACCCGCGACAATCGCTTTTCGGCGCGCCAGTTAGCGCAGATTTTAGGTGAGTTTCAAGTGCATCGTCATTTGCTCAAACCGTATTTGACGCAACGAGATGACGTGCGTGTTTACGCTAAGACCGGTACGCTGGATGGGGTGCACAGCTTTGCCGGCTACATTGAATTAGATCAGCGGCCGCTGCGCTTTGTGTTCATTTTTAACCGTCCAATGCCGTACCAGTTTCGGCAGCATCTATTGCGTGATTTAGTGACCGCGTTGCAAGCCGGTACGTTGCGATCTGAGGTGCGCTGA
- a CDS encoding ABCB family ABC transporter ATP-binding protein/permease → MRGMRHTDVVDQVDWRSLKQLVPYLLEFRGRIVLALLCLIAAKLASVGLPFILKHIVDQLNEDNAVIIVPLALLIAYGMVRFANVLFGELRDTLFGRVTERAMRRVGHQVFRHLHSLDLAYHLNRRTGGVSRDIERGVAGISFLMRFMVFNIVPTFIEIGMIAVLLFWNYSVWFAVIVLVSVVAYVGFSVVATEWRTATVRAMNQAESQSSTRAVDSLLNFETVKYFNNEAFEAARYDDNLADWEQARRRNRLTLFGLNGGQSMIIACAATAAMVLAAYRVSVGAMSIGDFVLINALMMQIFVPLNFLGFVYREMKGAMANIDAMFALLRVDSAVQDSEGAPDLQVQRGEIRFSKVAFHYHADRPILKGISFTVPARQKVAIVGGSGSGKSTIMKLLFRFYDLNAGQIWIDGQDISEVTQDSLRRAISVVPQDTVLFNASIYENIHYGNVNASREQVCEAIRMAYLDEFIAQLPEGENTQVGERGLKLSGGEKQRVAIARAILKQPKIMVFDEATSSLDSRSEQRILAAMQRVRGSYTSLVIAHRLSTIVDADQIIVLDQGEIIETGTHDQLLANKGAYAAAWRLQNSELA, encoded by the coding sequence ATGCGTGGAATGCGGCATACTGACGTGGTAGACCAAGTTGATTGGCGTAGCTTAAAGCAGCTTGTGCCTTATTTACTTGAATTTCGTGGGCGCATTGTGCTGGCCTTGCTGTGCTTGATTGCCGCGAAGCTGGCGAGTGTTGGTTTGCCGTTTATTCTCAAACACATCGTGGATCAGCTCAATGAAGACAATGCGGTCATTATCGTGCCGTTGGCTTTATTGATAGCCTATGGGATGGTGCGTTTTGCTAATGTGTTGTTCGGTGAGCTGCGCGATACCTTGTTTGGTCGAGTAACGGAACGCGCGATGCGTCGAGTCGGTCATCAGGTGTTTCGGCATTTGCATTCGCTTGATCTAGCCTACCACCTCAATCGTCGTACTGGTGGCGTGTCACGGGATATCGAGCGTGGCGTGGCGGGTATCAGCTTCCTGATGCGATTCATGGTGTTCAATATAGTGCCAACTTTTATTGAGATAGGCATGATCGCAGTACTTTTGTTTTGGAACTATTCGGTCTGGTTTGCTGTGATTGTGCTGGTGTCGGTGGTGGCTTATGTCGGCTTTTCCGTTGTTGCCACCGAGTGGCGAACGGCCACAGTCCGCGCCATGAACCAGGCGGAAAGTCAGTCTAGCACGCGCGCTGTAGACAGTCTGCTGAACTTTGAAACCGTCAAATATTTTAATAATGAGGCGTTTGAAGCAGCGCGTTACGATGACAATCTGGCTGATTGGGAGCAGGCGCGGCGTCGTAACCGACTTACCTTGTTTGGACTCAATGGTGGACAGTCAATGATTATTGCCTGTGCCGCTACTGCTGCCATGGTTCTTGCTGCGTATCGAGTCAGTGTTGGTGCGATGAGTATTGGTGATTTTGTATTGATCAATGCTCTGATGATGCAAATATTTGTCCCACTAAATTTTCTCGGTTTCGTTTATCGCGAGATGAAAGGAGCCATGGCAAATATTGATGCCATGTTTGCCCTGCTGCGCGTCGACTCCGCGGTCCAGGACAGCGAGGGTGCCCCAGACTTGCAGGTGCAACGGGGTGAAATTCGGTTTTCAAAGGTGGCATTTCATTACCATGCTGACCGCCCGATATTAAAGGGCATTAGCTTTACGGTTCCGGCCCGACAAAAAGTCGCAATCGTTGGCGGCAGCGGTTCCGGTAAGTCAACCATCATGAAATTACTGTTTCGGTTTTACGATCTAAATGCTGGCCAGATATGGATTGATGGTCAGGATATCTCTGAGGTGACTCAAGATAGCCTGCGACGCGCGATTAGCGTGGTTCCACAGGACACGGTATTGTTCAATGCGAGTATTTACGAGAATATTCACTACGGAAATGTCAATGCCAGTCGAGAACAAGTTTGCGAGGCGATTCGCATGGCGTATTTGGATGAATTTATCGCCCAGTTGCCGGAAGGCGAAAACACGCAGGTCGGTGAACGCGGGCTTAAATTGTCGGGCGGCGAAAAGCAGCGCGTGGCGATTGCGCGCGCCATTTTGAAGCAGCCAAAGATTATGGTGTTTGATGAGGCGACCTCATCACTCGACAGTCGTTCGGAACAGCGAATTTTAGCGGCGATGCAGCGGGTGCGTGGCAGCTACACCAGCCTGGTGATCGCGCACCGTTTGTCTACCATCGTGGACGCAGACCAAATTATCGTGCTAGACCAAGGCGAGATAATAGAAACTGGAACACATGATCAATTGCTGGCGAATAAGGGCGCATATGCTGCGGCATGGCGACTGCAAAACAGTGAATTAGCATGA
- the pyrD gene encoding dihydroorotate dehydrogenase (quinone), which translates to MYSFVRPILFQLDPERAHDLTLSQLATISRSPWMTRQLHSCFGAKVPSLSVECMGLEFPHPVGLAAGLDKSARALPALAALGFSGVEMGTVTPKPQPGNDKPRMFRLPEDEAIINRMGFNSGGVDEFVQNLTRPEIPVVAGINIGKNASTEIADAHFDYVSAMQRVYASADYITVNISSPNTKSLRDLQNEAFLDELLGHLMAARAKCEKVHKRRVPIALKVAPDLSGDEIETIAELVVSHQFDAIIATNTTVSRPDSLRSVHATEMGGLSGAPVKSMATECIRRFYPLLNGKVQIIGVGGIKSVDDAWEKLLAGADYLQLYTQFIYQGPVMIREIVSGLSKRVADQGFDDLPSAMHALRAK; encoded by the coding sequence ATGTATTCCTTCGTTCGCCCGATTTTATTTCAGCTCGATCCCGAGCGTGCACATGACTTGACGCTGTCACAGCTGGCGACGATTTCGCGCTCACCCTGGATGACGCGGCAGCTGCATTCGTGTTTTGGGGCCAAAGTACCGTCATTGTCGGTGGAGTGTATGGGGCTGGAATTTCCCCACCCTGTCGGTCTGGCGGCGGGTCTCGACAAGTCGGCGCGTGCTCTACCCGCGTTGGCAGCGCTTGGGTTCAGTGGCGTCGAGATGGGGACCGTAACCCCCAAACCTCAGCCAGGCAATGATAAACCCAGAATGTTTCGGTTGCCGGAAGACGAAGCCATCATCAACCGTATGGGTTTTAATAGTGGTGGCGTCGATGAGTTCGTGCAGAACTTGACGCGGCCTGAAATTCCTGTGGTAGCGGGGATCAATATTGGCAAAAACGCGTCCACTGAGATTGCCGATGCGCATTTCGACTACGTGAGCGCGATGCAGCGCGTATACGCTAGTGCCGACTACATTACCGTTAATATTTCATCGCCCAACACGAAATCGTTGCGCGACCTACAAAATGAAGCATTTTTGGATGAGTTGCTGGGACATTTGATGGCAGCACGAGCCAAATGTGAGAAAGTGCACAAGCGACGTGTGCCCATTGCGCTGAAGGTCGCACCAGACCTAAGCGGAGATGAAATCGAGACCATTGCAGAACTCGTTGTGTCACACCAATTCGATGCCATAATCGCGACCAATACCACTGTGTCGAGACCGGATAGTTTGCGCAGTGTGCATGCGACTGAAATGGGTGGCTTAAGTGGTGCGCCGGTTAAATCCATGGCTACCGAATGCATTCGCCGTTTTTATCCTTTACTGAATGGCAAAGTGCAAATAATCGGCGTTGGTGGAATAAAATCGGTGGATGATGCGTGGGAGAAGCTGTTGGCTGGTGCGGATTACCTGCAACTTTATACCCAATTCATCTACCAAGGGCCGGTTATGATTCGTGAGATCGTGAGTGGTTTATCTAAACGTGTTGCTGATCAGGGCTTCGACGATCTGCCGAGTGCCATGCACGCGCTGCGTGCAAAGTAG
- the mraZ gene encoding division/cell wall cluster transcriptional repressor MraZ, which translates to MARGSNHLSLDAKGRMSIPTRHRDALRGESEGALVVTISPSDRCLLLYRLEDWEQVERKLTALPTLNAQTRQLKRMLIGHADDCVMDSSGRILLPPQLREFAGIDRKAVLVGQGDKYEIWDEAHWVAQRDSMLSVELDESALPAELESLSF; encoded by the coding sequence GTGGCCAGAGGCAGTAACCATCTGAGTTTGGATGCCAAGGGGCGGATGTCTATTCCGACCCGGCATCGTGACGCCCTACGTGGGGAGTCCGAGGGTGCGCTCGTGGTAACGATTAGTCCGAGTGATCGTTGTTTGTTGTTGTATCGATTGGAAGACTGGGAGCAGGTGGAGCGAAAGCTGACGGCGTTGCCGACCTTGAATGCCCAGACGCGCCAATTGAAACGCATGTTGATTGGGCATGCTGACGACTGTGTGATGGATTCGAGTGGACGCATTCTGCTGCCACCGCAGTTGCGAGAATTTGCAGGTATTGATCGAAAAGCGGTCTTGGTTGGGCAAGGCGACAAGTATGAGATTTGGGATGAGGCGCACTGGGTAGCGCAACGAGATTCCATGTTGTCAGTAGAGCTCGACGAATCGGCATTGCCGGCCGAGCTTGAATCACTCTCTTTTTAG